Proteins from a single region of Desulfovibrio sp. Huiquan2017:
- the rfbD gene encoding dTDP-4-dehydrorhamnose reductase, which translates to MRLEGSRIAILGGKTGLLGQALATAFGRAGALPFPLSSRDCDVLNPLCVEQWLDKNDPDLLVNATGYTQVDQAEDEPEMAFALNGSAPPLLATLAARRSIPFVHYSTDFVFNGGKRTPYTEYDEPGASSVYGISKADGERGLLKLGYDRTLIIRISWLFGPGKSNFVKKIIGLSETHSKLTVVNDQIGSPSYTPDIAANTLKLLELDATGIFHLANTGETSWHGLANMAVSLAGKSCTVSPVPSSGYPTKAGRPPYSVLDLAKFIRTTGTTPRRWEDALKQYVLDDLGFGA; encoded by the coding sequence ATGCGCCTGGAAGGCTCTCGAATCGCCATCCTGGGCGGCAAGACCGGGCTGCTCGGGCAAGCCCTGGCAACGGCATTCGGCCGCGCCGGCGCCCTGCCCTTCCCCCTGTCCAGCCGCGACTGCGATGTCCTCAATCCGCTCTGTGTCGAGCAATGGCTGGACAAAAACGACCCGGATCTGTTGGTCAACGCCACGGGGTATACCCAGGTGGATCAGGCCGAAGACGAACCGGAAATGGCCTTCGCCCTCAACGGCTCGGCCCCGCCGCTCCTGGCCACCCTGGCCGCGCGTCGGTCCATCCCCTTCGTCCATTACAGCACGGACTTCGTCTTCAACGGAGGAAAGCGCACGCCCTACACCGAGTATGACGAGCCCGGCGCCTCCTCAGTCTACGGCATCAGCAAGGCGGACGGCGAACGCGGCCTGCTCAAGCTCGGCTACGACCGCACCCTGATCATTCGCATCTCCTGGCTCTTCGGTCCTGGAAAATCAAATTTCGTAAAAAAAATTATTGGATTATCGGAAACACACAGCAAGCTGACGGTGGTCAACGACCAGATCGGCTCTCCCTCCTACACCCCGGACATCGCGGCAAATACCCTCAAGCTGCTGGAATTGGACGCCACCGGCATCTTTCACCTGGCCAACACGGGCGAAACATCCTGGCACGGCTTGGCCAACATGGCCGTAAGTCTGGCGGGCAAATCCTGCACGGTCTCACCGGTACCCAGCTCAGGCTATCCCACGAAGGCCGGCCGACCGCCCTACTCGGTGCTGGACCTGGCCAAGTTCATCCGCACCACGGGGACGACGCCGCGCCGATGGGAAGACGCCCTCAAACAGTACGTCCTGGACGACCTCGGCTTCGGGGCCTGA
- a CDS encoding ABC transporter ATP-binding protein produces MSALITLDNIRQRYADRTVLQIDHLEFDEGTITGLAGPNGSGKSTLLRLLAFLDAPAQGTISFLGRPAQARSSVNRQVSLLVQEPYLLKRTVFANVAYGLRIRSKNDIPAKVNRALEIVGLDPAAFAKRQWYELSGGEVQRVALAARLVLKPKLLLMDEPTASLDAKSAELIHTAALSASHEYGASLVVASHDMPWLKALADHIHYLENGRLVRTV; encoded by the coding sequence ATGAGCGCGCTCATCACCCTCGACAACATCCGGCAGCGCTATGCGGACCGGACCGTCCTCCAAATCGACCATCTGGAATTCGACGAGGGGACGATCACCGGTCTGGCGGGCCCCAATGGCTCAGGGAAATCCACCCTGTTGCGCCTGCTCGCCTTCCTGGACGCCCCAGCCCAGGGAACCATCAGTTTTCTCGGCCGCCCCGCGCAGGCCCGATCCTCTGTGAACCGGCAGGTCTCTCTGCTGGTCCAGGAGCCCTACTTGCTCAAGCGCACCGTCTTCGCCAACGTGGCATACGGCCTGCGCATCCGAAGCAAGAACGACATCCCGGCCAAAGTAAACAGGGCGCTCGAAATCGTCGGACTGGACCCCGCAGCCTTCGCCAAGCGACAGTGGTATGAACTGTCCGGCGGCGAGGTGCAACGCGTGGCCCTGGCGGCCCGGCTGGTCCTCAAGCCCAAACTCCTGCTCATGGACGAGCCCACAGCCAGCCTGGATGCCAAGAGCGCCGAGCTAATCCATACGGCCGCCCTGTCCGCCAGCCATGAATACGGCGCAAGCTTGGTCGTGGCCAGCCACGACATGCCCTGGCTCAAAGCGCTGGCCGATCACATTCACTATCTGGAAAACGGCCGCCTGGTGCGGACCGTATAA
- a CDS encoding tRNA (cytidine(34)-2'-O)-methyltransferase, giving the protein MRIVLFEPEIPPNTGNIARLCAATKTPLHLVEPLGFSIDDKHLKRAGLDYWPFVDVTVHPNFEQFLETVAPPRLVMATTKARTSHHRFQFRADDAIVLGPETRGLPMELMEGHPMVRIPIWGEVRSLNLSTATGILLFEALRQTDGIVDAFPA; this is encoded by the coding sequence ATGCGCATCGTCCTTTTCGAGCCGGAAATTCCGCCCAATACCGGCAACATCGCCAGGCTGTGCGCAGCCACCAAGACCCCGTTGCACCTCGTCGAGCCGCTGGGATTCTCCATCGACGACAAACACCTCAAACGCGCCGGGCTGGACTACTGGCCCTTCGTGGATGTAACCGTGCACCCGAACTTCGAGCAGTTTCTCGAAACCGTGGCCCCGCCGCGCCTGGTCATGGCCACCACCAAGGCGCGGACCTCACACCACCGTTTCCAATTCCGGGCCGACGACGCCATCGTCCTCGGTCCGGAGACACGCGGCCTGCCCATGGAACTCATGGAGGGACACCCCATGGTGCGCATCCCCATCTGGGGAGAAGTGCGCAGCCTGAACCTGTCCACGGCCACGGGCATCCTGCTCTTCGAGGCCCTGCGCCAAACGGACGGCATCGTGGATGCCTTCCCTGCTTGA
- a CDS encoding substrate-binding domain-containing protein, protein MKRLLIAVLSCLVVAAMALPVMAGQTLMMATTTSTANTGLLDELVVPKFLKDTGIEIKYVAVGTGKALKMAENCDVDVVLVHAPAAEKAYVDKGVLIDRKELMYNDFVIIGPADDPAGVQGMNVAEALKTIAQKQAVFASRGDNSGTHKKELSLWKAAGMAVPEKAAWYVQTGQGMLPTINIANEKNGYTMTDRGTYIKYADTKGGNPPLVVLVEGDKVLFNQYSALAVNTAKCKDAQYELATKFINWMASPETQAAIGNFKLLGKKLFIPNAK, encoded by the coding sequence ATGAAACGCTTGCTCATCGCCGTCCTGTCCTGCCTGGTCGTCGCGGCCATGGCCCTGCCCGTCATGGCGGGCCAGACCCTGATGATGGCCACCACCACCAGCACCGCCAACACCGGCCTGCTGGATGAACTGGTCGTGCCGAAATTCCTGAAGGACACCGGCATCGAAATCAAATACGTGGCCGTCGGCACCGGCAAAGCCCTCAAAATGGCCGAGAACTGCGACGTGGATGTGGTTTTGGTCCATGCCCCGGCCGCTGAGAAGGCCTATGTGGACAAGGGCGTGCTCATCGACCGCAAGGAGCTCATGTACAATGACTTCGTCATCATCGGCCCGGCCGACGATCCGGCGGGCGTGCAGGGCATGAACGTAGCCGAGGCGCTGAAGACCATCGCCCAGAAACAGGCCGTGTTCGCCAGCCGCGGCGACAACTCCGGCACCCACAAGAAGGAACTCTCCCTGTGGAAGGCCGCCGGAATGGCCGTGCCCGAAAAGGCCGCCTGGTACGTCCAGACCGGCCAGGGCATGCTCCCGACCATCAACATCGCCAACGAGAAAAATGGCTACACCATGACCGACCGCGGCACCTACATCAAGTACGCGGACACCAAGGGCGGCAACCCGCCGCTGGTGGTTCTGGTGGAGGGTGACAAGGTCCTGTTCAACCAGTACAGCGCCCTGGCCGTGAACACCGCCAAATGCAAGGACGCCCAGTACGAGTTGGCGACCAAGTTCATCAACTGGATGGCCTCCCCGGAAACCCAGGCGGCCATCGGCAACTTCAAGCTCTTGGGCAAGAAGCTGTTCATCCCCAACGCCAAATAG
- a CDS encoding LysR family transcriptional regulator, producing the protein MQQPPETILRLRVWLEQEDQTYIGIGSTLLLQQVEKLGSLRKAAEALGMSYRRAWGKLKNAEERIGRPLVEKTKGKGQRFNLSPYGKEVMEQFLHFYLDVEEYATKRASELLELDVKKSGEFYRDDME; encoded by the coding sequence ATGCAACAACCCCCTGAAACTATTCTAAGATTACGCGTCTGGCTCGAACAGGAAGACCAGACATACATCGGCATAGGCAGCACCCTGCTGCTCCAACAAGTGGAAAAACTGGGCTCCCTGCGCAAGGCGGCCGAGGCCCTGGGCATGTCCTACAGACGGGCTTGGGGCAAATTGAAGAATGCCGAAGAACGCATCGGCAGGCCTCTGGTGGAGAAAACCAAAGGCAAAGGGCAACGATTCAACCTCTCGCCCTACGGCAAAGAAGTCATGGAGCAATTCCTGCACTTCTATCTGGATGTAGAGGAGTACGCCACCAAACGAGCCTCGGAACTGCTTGAACTGGACGTCAAGAAATCCGGTGAATTCTACCGGGACGACATGGAATAG
- a CDS encoding ThiF family adenylyltransferase — translation MDASLENAIRSLAQPRALPWGGSGPILEVTDVTELAGKHGLPGHEVEALALELAVTPARYLRNRESISSEDQIRLLRTRIAQVGLGGLGGSLLEQFLRLGVGTLRAADGDAFETSNLNRQALATLDGLNRRKTRAARIRAAEINPSTSLETHAEFLTPETLPSFLDGCSLAVDALGGLTMRAPLQRAAASAGIPLVTGALAGWTGFVAVVLPGQIGPAELMGTDNGGEERLGCPAPAVNLIASLMASEVVNILTDAPTLAGQMLVADLRSHSFETVSL, via the coding sequence TTGGACGCCTCCCTCGAAAACGCCATCCGAAGCCTCGCGCAGCCCCGCGCCCTGCCCTGGGGCGGCTCGGGACCGATTCTGGAGGTGACGGACGTGACCGAATTGGCAGGCAAGCACGGTCTGCCCGGCCACGAGGTCGAGGCCCTGGCCCTGGAGCTGGCCGTCACTCCCGCCCGTTACCTGCGCAACCGGGAGTCCATATCCAGCGAAGACCAGATCCGCCTGTTGCGGACGCGCATTGCCCAAGTAGGACTCGGCGGCTTGGGCGGCTCCTTGCTGGAACAATTCCTGCGCCTGGGCGTCGGCACTCTGCGCGCGGCCGACGGCGACGCTTTCGAAACGTCCAATCTGAACCGCCAGGCCCTGGCCACCCTGGACGGGCTCAACCGGCGCAAGACCCGCGCGGCCCGGATCCGCGCGGCGGAAATCAACCCCTCGACCTCGTTGGAAACGCACGCGGAATTCCTTACTCCGGAGACCCTGCCCTCCTTTCTCGACGGCTGCTCGCTGGCCGTGGACGCCCTGGGCGGCCTGACCATGCGTGCGCCCCTGCAACGGGCTGCAGCCTCGGCGGGCATTCCCCTCGTAACCGGCGCCCTGGCCGGCTGGACAGGCTTCGTCGCCGTGGTCCTGCCCGGACAAATCGGTCCGGCGGAGCTTATGGGCACGGACAACGGCGGCGAGGAACGGCTCGGCTGCCCGGCCCCGGCCGTGAACCTCATCGCCTCGCTGATGGCCTCGGAAGTCGTCAACATCCTGACCGACGCGCCGACCCTGGCCGGGCAAATGCTCGTGGCCGACCTGCGCTCGCATTCTTTCGAGACCGTTTCGCTCTAA
- the rfbB gene encoding dTDP-glucose 4,6-dehydratase encodes MKLLVTGGCGFIGTNFIRLMLDAHPDWSIVNLDKLTYAGNRLNLLDLEENAPRYEFVHGDICNRELVMDLLNDKRLDAVVNFAAESHVDRSINDPSPFVTTNVGGAQNLMECARQRGIERFVHVSTDEVYGTLGPSGKFTETTPLSPNSPYSASKAGADLMARAYFETYHFPILITRCSNNYGPYQFPEKLIPLMFLSAKADKSLPVYGDGLNVRDWIYVDDHCRGVELTLTKGREGQAYNFGGNAEETNISVVKTMLSILGKPESLITFVTDRPGHDKRYAMDFSLAARELGFAPTLPFSEGLARTVAWYEANGPWLEQVQSGEYRTFMDTWYEERG; translated from the coding sequence ATGAAACTCCTCGTTACCGGCGGCTGTGGCTTCATCGGCACCAACTTCATCCGGCTCATGCTCGACGCCCACCCGGACTGGTCCATCGTCAACCTGGACAAACTGACCTATGCGGGCAACCGCCTGAATCTCCTGGACCTTGAGGAAAACGCGCCACGCTACGAGTTCGTGCACGGCGACATCTGCAACCGCGAACTGGTCATGGATCTCTTGAATGACAAGAGGCTCGACGCGGTGGTCAACTTCGCGGCGGAATCCCACGTGGACCGGTCCATCAACGACCCCTCGCCGTTTGTGACCACCAATGTGGGCGGGGCTCAAAACCTTATGGAATGCGCCCGCCAACGCGGCATCGAACGGTTCGTCCACGTGTCCACGGACGAGGTCTACGGCACCCTCGGCCCTTCGGGCAAATTCACCGAGACCACGCCGCTCTCCCCCAACAGCCCGTACTCGGCCAGCAAGGCGGGCGCGGACCTCATGGCCCGAGCCTACTTCGAGACCTATCATTTCCCGATCCTGATCACGCGCTGCTCCAACAACTACGGGCCGTACCAATTCCCGGAAAAGCTCATCCCGCTCATGTTCCTGAGCGCCAAGGCGGACAAAAGTCTGCCCGTGTATGGCGACGGACTCAACGTGCGTGACTGGATTTATGTGGACGACCATTGCCGAGGCGTGGAGCTGACCCTGACCAAGGGACGCGAGGGCCAGGCCTACAACTTCGGCGGCAATGCCGAAGAAACCAACATTTCGGTGGTCAAGACCATGTTGTCCATATTGGGCAAGCCCGAATCACTGATTACCTTCGTCACCGACCGGCCCGGCCACGACAAGCGTTACGCCATGGACTTTTCCCTGGCGGCCAGGGAGCTCGGTTTCGCCCCGACCCTGCCCTTCAGCGAAGGACTGGCCCGGACCGTCGCCTGGTACGAGGCCAACGGCCCCTGGCTTGAGCAGGTGCAAAGCGGCGAGTACCGGACGTTCATGGACACCTGGTACGAGGAGCGGGGCTGA
- a CDS encoding molybdopterin-guanine dinucleotide biosynthesis protein MobB, with translation MKAVSIIGPKNSGKTTLGLKLARHFKDQGLTVSAVKFSHHGLNFSDSDTTEYAKICNTVGGLGPKEAFIHWTKHRFLPDLLPLLTNDVLLVEGGKSLGFLPRVLCLQGDLSDGTDWLSPELAIASVGETAVDGVPVINDLPALADTILAKGFFLPGMDCETCGRPDCRTLAAEIVAGKVTPKACLAMHNSIQVDIDGAVVGMKPFVEDIISAAIREMIRTLKGYAPGKATIKLDV, from the coding sequence ATGAAGGCAGTCTCCATCATCGGGCCCAAGAATTCCGGCAAGACCACCCTCGGGCTCAAGCTCGCCCGCCACTTCAAGGACCAGGGACTGACCGTCTCGGCGGTCAAGTTCAGCCACCACGGCCTTAATTTCAGCGACAGCGACACCACCGAATACGCCAAGATATGCAACACGGTGGGCGGCCTGGGTCCCAAGGAGGCCTTCATCCACTGGACGAAACACCGCTTTCTGCCGGATTTGTTGCCGCTTCTCACCAACGACGTGCTCCTGGTGGAGGGCGGCAAGAGCCTCGGCTTCCTGCCACGCGTGCTCTGTCTTCAGGGGGATTTGTCCGACGGCACGGACTGGCTTTCCCCGGAACTGGCCATCGCCAGCGTGGGCGAGACCGCCGTGGACGGCGTGCCGGTAATCAACGACCTGCCGGCTCTGGCCGACACCATCCTGGCCAAGGGGTTCTTCCTGCCCGGCATGGATTGCGAAACTTGCGGCCGCCCGGACTGTCGGACCCTGGCCGCGGAGATCGTGGCCGGAAAGGTCACCCCCAAGGCGTGCCTGGCCATGCACAACTCCATCCAGGTGGACATCGACGGCGCGGTGGTGGGCATGAAGCCGTTCGTGGAGGACATCATCTCGGCCGCCATCCGCGAGATGATCCGGACCCTCAAGGGGTATGCGCCGGGCAAAGCAACCATCAAGCTGGACGTCTAG
- a CDS encoding aldehyde ferredoxin oxidoreductase C-terminal domain-containing protein, with amino-acid sequence MSRILRINCRTKEYTFEESGPYAGLGGRALTSRVINKEVPATCHPLSAENKLVIATGLMGGSTAANSGRVSVGTKSPLTGGIKESNSGGLFAHKMPKMGLKAIILEDKPEDGAPFATLFITENKVEFRDASDIVGMDNYPAHEKLLAEYGDKLVAGMIGPAGETLRKTATIQFTDPYKRPARSAGRGGVGAVMGSKKIKAIILDPAINVKVSPVDEGTFKEARSTWASILRGHPVTSQGLPAYGTNVLVNIVNEAGAMPTKNFRYGQCEHAAEISGEKIADLIKARGGKTTEGCHTGCVIRCSQQYNDAEGNYVTSGFEYETVWALGANSLIKDIDDIAFMDRICDEKGMDTIEIGNTVAVAMDGGIIPWGDGKAAIELLQKVGTRDPLGMIIGNGVDFAGGAFGVDRLPTVKGQSMPAYDPRAVKGVGVTYATTAMGADHTAGYGVTANILGVGGTVDGHQKEGNVELSKNLQVATAAIDSMGFCLFVAFAVLDSENGVQTMADLVQSWTGTAFSVDDLVALGAGAMKDEQEFNERAGFSKIDDQLPRFFETDPLPPHNVVWDYSAEELQGAKV; translated from the coding sequence ATGTCAAGAATTCTGAGAATCAACTGTCGAACGAAGGAATACACTTTCGAGGAGAGCGGTCCCTACGCCGGGCTCGGCGGTCGTGCGCTGACCTCCCGGGTCATCAACAAGGAAGTTCCGGCCACTTGCCATCCGCTGTCCGCCGAGAACAAGCTGGTCATCGCCACAGGCCTCATGGGCGGCTCCACCGCAGCCAACTCCGGCCGCGTATCCGTAGGCACCAAATCCCCGCTGACCGGCGGCATCAAAGAATCCAACTCCGGCGGCCTGTTCGCCCACAAGATGCCCAAGATGGGGCTCAAGGCCATTATCCTCGAAGACAAGCCCGAGGACGGCGCGCCCTTCGCCACCCTGTTCATTACCGAAAATAAGGTCGAATTTCGCGATGCCTCCGATATCGTCGGTATGGACAACTACCCCGCCCATGAGAAACTCCTGGCGGAATACGGCGACAAGCTGGTCGCGGGCATGATCGGCCCTGCGGGCGAAACCCTGCGCAAAACCGCCACCATCCAGTTCACCGATCCGTACAAGCGCCCCGCCCGTTCGGCCGGTCGAGGCGGTGTCGGCGCGGTCATGGGCTCCAAGAAGATCAAGGCCATCATCCTCGACCCGGCGATCAATGTGAAGGTCTCTCCCGTTGACGAGGGCACTTTCAAGGAAGCCCGGTCCACCTGGGCCTCCATCCTCAGGGGCCACCCGGTCACTTCGCAGGGCCTGCCCGCCTACGGCACCAACGTGCTGGTCAACATCGTCAACGAGGCGGGCGCCATGCCCACCAAGAATTTCCGCTACGGCCAGTGCGAGCACGCCGCCGAAATCTCCGGCGAAAAGATCGCCGACCTCATCAAGGCGCGTGGCGGCAAGACCACCGAGGGCTGCCACACCGGCTGCGTCATCCGGTGCTCCCAGCAGTACAACGACGCCGAGGGCAACTACGTGACCTCCGGTTTCGAATATGAAACCGTGTGGGCCCTGGGCGCCAACTCCCTGATCAAGGACATCGACGATATCGCTTTCATGGACCGCATCTGCGACGAAAAGGGTATGGACACCATCGAGATCGGCAACACCGTGGCCGTGGCCATGGACGGCGGAATCATTCCTTGGGGCGACGGCAAGGCGGCCATCGAGCTGCTCCAGAAGGTCGGCACCAGGGATCCTCTGGGCATGATCATCGGCAACGGCGTGGACTTCGCCGGCGGCGCCTTCGGCGTGGATCGGCTGCCCACCGTCAAGGGCCAGTCCATGCCCGCCTACGACCCGCGCGCGGTCAAGGGCGTCGGCGTGACCTACGCCACCACGGCCATGGGTGCGGACCACACCGCCGGTTACGGCGTCACCGCCAACATCCTGGGCGTGGGCGGCACCGTGGACGGCCACCAAAAGGAAGGCAACGTGGAGCTGTCCAAGAACCTCCAGGTAGCCACTGCGGCCATCGACTCCATGGGCTTCTGCCTGTTCGTGGCCTTCGCGGTCCTGGATTCCGAGAACGGTGTCCAGACCATGGCCGATCTGGTCCAGTCCTGGACCGGCACCGCCTTCTCCGTGGACGATCTGGTCGCCCTGGGCGCCGGCGCCATGAAGGACGAGCAGGAGTTCAACGAGCGGGCGGGCTTCTCCAAGATTGATGACCAGTTGCCCCGCTTCTTCGAAACCGATCCCCTGCCGCCCCACAACGTGGTCTGGGACTACTCCGCGGAAGAGCTTCAGGGCGCCAAGGTCTAA
- a CDS encoding ABC transporter permease, translated as MEYLLQGFLQGFRLLFSGDPEAYSAIWATVYASTLSMICSMAIGVPLGFLLGYKTFPGKKVVRTVVDTLLSFPTVVIGLVVYAFLTRNGPLGGSGLLFTIPGMAIGQTLLGLPIIVAMTANAVESLDKRLPMTLITLGATPTQMMWATVLEARYSIMLAAMAAYGRIVSEVGISMMVGGNIKWHTRTITTAIALETGKGEFAVGIALGMVLLTVALLVNIGAAGLKKRAVQ; from the coding sequence ATGGAATATCTGCTGCAAGGCTTCCTCCAGGGATTCAGGCTCCTCTTCTCGGGCGATCCCGAGGCCTATTCCGCCATCTGGGCCACCGTCTACGCCTCCACGCTGTCCATGATATGCAGCATGGCCATAGGCGTGCCCCTGGGCTTCCTGCTCGGCTACAAGACATTTCCCGGAAAGAAGGTCGTCCGTACCGTGGTGGACACCCTGCTTTCCTTCCCTACCGTGGTCATCGGGCTGGTGGTCTACGCCTTCCTGACCCGCAACGGTCCGCTGGGCGGCAGCGGCCTGCTCTTCACCATTCCGGGCATGGCCATCGGCCAGACGCTGCTCGGCCTGCCCATCATCGTGGCCATGACCGCCAATGCCGTCGAGTCCCTGGACAAGCGGCTGCCCATGACCCTGATTACCCTGGGCGCCACTCCCACCCAGATGATGTGGGCCACGGTCCTCGAAGCGCGCTACTCCATCATGCTCGCAGCCATGGCCGCTTACGGACGCATCGTCTCCGAGGTGGGCATCTCCATGATGGTCGGCGGCAACATCAAATGGCACACCCGAACCATCACCACGGCCATCGCGCTGGAAACAGGCAAGGGCGAATTCGCCGTGGGCATCGCGCTGGGCATGGTCCTCCTGACCGTGGCCCTGCTGGTCAACATCGGGGCCGCCGGACTCAAGAAGCGGGCCGTCCAATGA
- a CDS encoding MoaD/ThiS family protein, whose protein sequence is MGIELKCFATLAEYLPENSQDYPVEPGETIRSLVAKLGIPEKDVTIMFINALRSDLDSAIKDGDRVGLFPPVGGG, encoded by the coding sequence ATGGGAATAGAACTCAAATGCTTCGCCACCTTGGCGGAATACTTACCGGAAAACAGTCAGGACTACCCCGTGGAACCAGGGGAGACCATCCGCTCCCTGGTGGCCAAGCTCGGCATCCCGGAGAAGGATGTGACCATCATGTTCATCAACGCCCTGCGCTCCGACCTGGACAGCGCGATCAAGGACGGCGATCGCGTCGGACTGTTCCCTCCGGTAGGCGGAGGCTAG